TGATGAATGAGAATGAAGTGCCCCATAGTATCGTGGTTAAAACCAAAAAGAAAATGCCTTTTATTTTCCCCCTCTTGCTGGAATCGGCCATGGGCTCACGTCCTAGTTTTTACTTGAGATAGTATTATAGAAGGGAGGAAGATATAAAAAGAATGAGATATAAAAACTAACCTGGTACGATCCTGGTTCCGGCACTACCTTTAATGGCCTCGTAAGCTTGGCTCAAGTGCGCTATTATTGCTAATTTCCCACCGTTCTGCACGAATCTTACTCCGGCCAGTACTTTCGGGCCCATACTTCCCGGCTTGAAGTGCCCCTCCTTATAATACTTTAATGCCTCGCTAGCTGTCATCTGGTCTATAGGCTTAGCGTCAGGCTTTCCGTGGTTTAGATATACTTTTTCCACATCTGTAAGAATTAACAGTATATCTGCTCCGACAGCGGCAGCCATCCTCTCTGCTCCTAGGTCTTTATCGATGACGGCTTCCACGCCGCGCAGTTTTCCATCGTCATCCATGTAGACCGGTATGCCTCCCCCGCCATCAGCTATTACGATAAACCCATCATTCACTAGTTTCCGTATAGCATCAATCTCTACTTGTTTAACCGGGTCTGGGGATGGCACCACTCTTCTATAACCTCCGCGTGGATCGGGCTTGAACACCCATCCAAACTCCTTAGCCAGCTTATCGGCTTCCTCTTTTTCATACCAGGGGCCAATGTACTTGGTCGGGTCTTTGAAGGCTGGGTCATTCTTGTCGACAAGGGTTTGCGTCACGATCGTCACTACGCCTTTAACCAATTTTCCCATGAGGTTCTTCTCTATCAACTTATTGTACAGTGCTTGTTGCAGGAGATATCCCAGCCATCCCTGGCTCATTGCCCCGGCGATGTCAAGGCTCATTGGTGGAAGGTTTTTCTCCTTTAACCCTGCCATCATCCATTCGGCAATTATGCCGACTTGGGGGCCGTTTCCATGAGTCACTACAACGCCGTATCCTTCTCCAATCAATTTTGCGATGAATTCCGCAGAGGTGTACGCGTTTTTCCAATACTCTTCTACCGTTCCCTTATCGCCCTTACTCTGGAACGCGTTCCCACCTAGAGCTACGACTATAACCTCCTTCTTCGCGTTCATATCATGCACCTTTCCATTTATCAATAAAGAATGAATCATTAAGCTTTTAAATCATGAAATCGGGAATCCCTTCAGGAGTGTAGGAAATTTTTGGTTTAAGCCCATGTTTTCTCAAGACCTCTTTCACATGTGGATATAGAATAACGTATTCCTCGTCGATACAGGATGGAAGAGCTGGATGTATTTTCGAAAACTCTTTCTTTAATTGGTTGTAGGATTCGGGGGTTGAAAAACTCAGCATTACTGCAGGATAAACTTCAGTACACGGTTTAAGCCCTGATTCTACGAGGTTTTCAAGACCTTTCAATTGAAGTTTAAAAAAGAATGGATCAGCCCCTGTCAAAACATAGAATTCCTCGCCTGAGGTTCCCTTGAAACTAATCCTCACCACTAGGTTTGAGAACTCGGCAAGGCTTTCAGCATAGCTTGGATCGTGCCCTATGAGTAGCCCGTTTGTTTCAAGAATGAATGTGAATGATGTCTCAGAGAAAAGCTGAATAATCTTTAAAAGATGATTCTTCGATAATGTCGGCTCCCCTCCGCTCAGCCTTACATACTCGTATTTATTTCTAGCCGCGATTGAGTATATTTTTTGGAAAGCAGACTCAGCGGACTCAAACCAGCCTCCAGTTGATACGTGACTAAATCTCCAGCTCCAGCAGAAACCACACCTCAAATTACATCCTACTACATCCCCTGTGGCTATTCCACCGTACCATTTTCCGCCTCTGAACCTGTAGTATTTTCTCTCTTCTCCTGTAATAGTATATCTGCACACGGCGTTCCTAACGGCCTCTGACAAGGTTAATGGATTATACCCAGGCATTTTAACCAAGATATAATTATTGAAAACCCTTATTGAATCTTTCAATTATCGTGTTTACTAATTTTGGAAGAGCTCTGTATTCTCCTATACTCTTTAAAAGAATGCTTTCTAATTTACTCAGCTTTCTCTCAAGCCTGGAAGCTGTGTAGTTTAAAGACTGCACAACCCCATTGTACTTATCCAGCAATCTCATTGAAAAACCATACTTGCACTTCAAACAGCGTTCACATTTTAAGCAATTCATTACATTTTGTAGACAATATTTCTTCAAGGGTTCACCTACTCTAAATCTACTGGATAGTAGTTTGGAGAAATGCCTGTCAACGGGCGCGTATAAAGTATTACCATACCCGTGAAGCATTAGAGCGGAGATAGTTTTGGGACCTATGTTTGCAACTTTTAATAGGTTTAAAATAGTATTGTCTGACATGTATAGAGATAAATCTATTCCTTTGAGAGAATTTCTAAGTCTTTCCAGCGAATGAGGAATGTATGAGGAATAAACGTTGGAGATGTTAACCCCCCGCAGTAGATCCCGAGACCATTTAATCGTGTTTCGAAGATAATCCGTGTTTCTCGAGAGAATGATTACTTCTAAAATATCTCTGGCGTCAAGAGGGCTATACATCAGTGTAACTCTTCCCACAATTTCTTCTCCTAATTCATTAGATAGTCGTTTAAACAATGCTTTCTTGTTCAATCCTAGGAGAGCGGGAATATGAATTCTTTCCGAGGGGGGAACTAATGATGTATTGCAAATGGTGGAAAGAGAATCCTCGGTGAAAATACATTTCAAACCTTTTGAAACACCATGTTTCTTAGTGAATATGAATCCGTTAGCTGTTTCCTCTATTTCGAAAAATGGGAGAAGATATGAATACATAAGTGTTAAACCATAATGAATTCCATTTATCCTCATTTTTCACCATTGGCTACTCTATTGGTTGATTTATTTTTAGGTGATGAAGGAAGGAATGAGATGAATAGAGGAGGAAAAAGAAGGTAGTTATTAAAAGGTTATTCTCCAAGAGTCATAGCCATTACGGCTTTTTGAACATGTAGCCTGTTCTCTGCTTCCTCGAAGTATAGGCTCTTCTCATACGAGTCTAATACTTCATCTGTTACTTCTTGACCTCTGTCAGCAGGTCCGCAGTGCATGTAGTATGGTTTTCCAGCCTTCTCCAGCCTCTCCCTTGTCACGATCCAGTTCTTGAACTTGTCCTGATAAGCTTTCGCCCCCTCCTTGTCTACGACGCTGTTGTATGGTGGGAAGAAGCCCTTCGGGCTCCATGCTTTCGGATACACGATGGTTGCGCCTTCAAAGGCCTCGTCCATGTCGTACACTATCTTGAACTCGGAGCCCCAGTGCTTCGCGTACTCCTTTGCCTTGTTCATTGCCTCATCCATGAGTTCGAATCCTGGTGGGTGTGCAACATATACGTCGGCACCCATCATGGCGAACATTGTGGCAACATCCTGAGGGACTGCAAGAGGCTTTAAGCCTCCGCTGTACGCGTAGCTTACCACGACCTTCTTTCCTCTCAGGTCTTTAGGCCAGCCGAGAGCATCGAAGGCTGCTTGAGCGTCGGCTAGAGCCTGGAACGGGTGCCATACATCGTCTTCCATGTTTAAGACAGGGATGTCAGCCCATTTGGCAAACTCCCTAATGATCTTGTGACCTCTGCCAATGATCCATTTAGCAGCATCGCCGTAGATTCTGATCGCGATTCCATCACCATATCTGCTCAGCACTCTTGCAACATCGCTAATGGCCTCCGTCTGGTATGGGATCATGTCCTCTGGAAGGGTTGGGGCATATACCTGGTCTGGGCTTATATACGTTGCCTGACCTCCAAGCTGATATATTCCGGTCTGGAAGCTGTTTCTCGTTCTAAGGCTCTTATTGTAGAAGATGAGGTAGAGCATTTTCCCATCGAGCCACGTTACCTTTCTAATGCCGTTATGATACATTTCTCTAAGTTCTCGCGCAGCCTTCAATACTTTCAACACGGTATCGATGTCGTGATCATAGTTTGACAGCCAGTCTTGGCCGTGTAGAAGTCCTACGAACCAGGGTTTTCCTCTACCCATGATTTGATCCACCTATTTGCTCCGTAAAATATTATCCACCTCTATCGTATATAAATGTTGAATCTTAATTATACCACAGTCTATACTTTACAAATACATTTCTACATATTCCATCAGTACTCCAGTATTACCGGCCTGCCGAACTTGCCTAATTCCACGGATTCGCCCGGGCTTCCGGGCACGGGTATTGCCCTAAACGCTAAAGGCTTCTTCTTAACTAGCCGTAAAGAGTAAGTATCTAGTATGAGTTTCTCAAGGTTTTGCTTCTCGTTAGGTATTACGACCATGTCCACTCCCGCAACACAGGTGGATGCGAAGCGGAGGAAATCCCTTGCTTTTAATAGTTTCTCAGAACCATATTTAATCAGCAATGAGTCCTCAGCATACGGTAACATAACCTCGTTGAAGCCCACGGCCTTCTCCTTATCCATGTACTTTCGAATTAGCTTATTGATTAGACCAATCCCGTAATTAGACCCTGGTTGCAAAAGACTGTAACCGAGTTTTTCGAATAATTCGGCAACGCTGTTCTCCATCCAGGGTGATAAGCTGTAATCAATCTTTACAGGGATACCAACATGTTTTTCAACAAGATTTGTAACGTGATGAATCCTCGCAAACATTTTTTCAAAAGCCGCCTGGATATCTCCGAGTTTCACCATCTCATTAATGAGGGCTTTAGGATAGAGAAAAGCCAACGCTATCCTAACCCTACTCGTGCTGGAAGAATCGGGATAGTATGGTGTGGTGAAGTCTCTTGAGTGGAATCCTAAGGCAATCCTTGTCGCATTCACAGGATTCTGCTCCGCGGCTTTTGAAATTATTTTGCACGCTTTTTCAGCAAACTCTAAAGGGTTCTCGCCACTATAGAGGATGGGAACGTATAAACCATTTCCTGTTAAATACACCGCGGTCTCTGGGCTAAGCGCTCCTATTCTCTGGTAACCTACTGATACAATAAGGCTCGAGCTAGCTGAGTATTCAACGATTTTCTCTGCTAATTGAGGATTGAGACCAGGGAATGAGAGCCTTTTAGTGAAAACACTGTAGCCCTGCTCACTCAAATATTTCTCCACAGAATTTAACAACGCTTCAGCCTTAACCAGTTCATTATAAGCATCGTCAAGGCGCCTTGCTGAAGAGAAGTATGTTACGGCTCTGACAACTAAGTCCTCCATATTATCAACCATCTTTTTAACAACCGACTTCACATATATATTTGGCAACCTAATAATTTAGTTAAAGTGGTGATAAACCATGGTGTCGAGTCTGAAAGGCAGAGACTTTCTCACGTTAACCGAGTATACTAGAGAGGAACTATGGTTTATGCTTGAAACAGCCGCGCAGCTCAAGCAGAGGTACTTGTCTGGTGAGAGGATAATACCCGTTCTTCAAGGCAGGCACCTTGCAATGATCTTTGAGAAACCAAGCACTAGGACAAGGCTCAGTTTTGAAACCGCTATGAAGGAGTTAGGCGGGGACGCGATTTATTTGAGCTCTAGCGAGTTGCAACTAGCCAGGGGCGAGACCATTGAGGATACTGCGAGAGTATTGTCAAGATATGTTGACGGGATAATGGCGCGTGTATACGAGCACTACAAGATTGAAAAACTGGCTGAGTATGCTAGTGTGCCGGTTATAAACGGTTTAAGCGATCTACACCACCCCGCTCAAGCACTCAGTGATGTTTTAACGATTATTGAAAAGAAGGGTAAAGATATTTCAAAGCTGAAGATAGTGTTCGTTGGGGATGGGGGTGACAACGTCCTCCACAGCTTAATGCTTGCGGTAGGAATATTAGGGGGTAGAGTCATCATTGCCTCTCCCAAAGGATATGAGCCGCATCCGAGCGTTGTTAAATTGTTCAATGAACACGCGGTCCCGAATGGTGGTTCTTACGAAGTTTTAAGGGATCCATACCAGGCTGTTGAGAACGCGGACGTAGTGTACACGGATGTATGGGTTAGTATGGGGCAGGATAAGGAAAGAGAGAGAAGGATTAAAGACTTGGAGCCTTACAGGGTAACGGTGGAATTGATGAGTAAAGCTAAGAGTGATGCAATATTCATGCACTGTTTACCCGCCCACAGAGGCGAGGAAGTTGTTAACGAGGTAATCGATGGGAAATGGAGCGTTGTATGGGATCAAGCTGAAAATAGGAAGCACGCCCAAAAAGCAATTCTAGCTCTCCTCATACCATGAGTTAGAAAACATTTTTTAAATTAAAAGAATGTATATTTCCTAAACCGAACAGTAAACTCTGGTGAAAAGTATTGGCTATGAAGATTAACAGGGTGATAATTCGACTTAATACAATTTTAACATCTAAGCCGATTCTCCCGAAAATCCTCGTGTTGGTTCTTATGAGCGCCATAATAGGGTATGGTTTATTCGTCCGCTTTACCCCCTTCTACCTTAATGGGTTTGAATTCTTCGAATACGACTCCTACATTGAGTATTGGCAGGCTAAGTATGTTTTTGAAAAAGGCATCCTATCATGGTACTCTCTTACAAGGGAGAACCCCGATACTCATATATTCTGGTATCCATGGGGCAGGGATATTATATACACTAGCTACCCGCTCCTCCCCATGTGGATTGGCGGGACGTATTTGCTAATCCAATATACGGGCCTCAGCTTAAAGGAATGGGCAGTATTACAACCATTGATATTCACCCTACTCGGCCTCATAGCAGCATACCTCGCGGCAACCCAACTCTCAGGGGGAAACAGGTTCGCGGGCTTACTGACCTCCTTCCTCCTGGCTTTTCTCCCGGCCGCTAACGATAGAACCCTTATCGGGTTTGTTGAGAAAGAAGGTGTTTCAATATTCTTCATATTTATGTTCCTCTTCTTCTACGGTAAAACGGTTTCATCGCTTAAACAATCCTTTGGGAAGAAAACAATACTCTACTCCGTGCTCACAGCTTTATTCCTAGGTTTCGTCGGATGGTTGTGGGGAGGCTATATCTTTCTACTCGGCTCTGTCACAGCATATTTCATAATTTCGCCCTTGTTCCTGGGGAAGGAGTTTGATGAAAAATTCATTAAAACGAATATATTGATCATTGGGCTTTCAATGGTTTTCACAGCTCCATCGCCCTCAATATTCGGACAGCTAGGATTCTACCCTCTCAGGCTTTCAGGCATTGGCTGGCCTATCCTAGGCAGTTGTCTAATACCCATGCTATACTATTACCTAGGTGTTCAGCACAAACGGTTAGGACTTAGAAAACCCCTCCTCTCTAAAACCCGATACTTCATGTTGCTTGTCCTGCTAGTTGTTGGCGGCTCCATTGCGATCACCACGGGTGTTCTCGGGTTCGCTGGAAGATGGGCTTGGGCGCTGGGGTTGAGATTTATTCCCGCCGATCCTCTCGTCCAGAGCATTGCTGAGCATCAATCCCCGCTCTCCAGTGCTGGCACCCTGTTTCAAATGCTAAGGAGCTGGGGAGTGGATCCAGCTTTCCCATGGTCTATTCTATTCCCTGTTGCACCATTGTTCCTCTCTATTATCGGAGGTTTATATATGATTTTGTATAAGCAAACCCCTGAAACACTGTTCGTCGCGATACTATTCTTTCTTTCATTCTATTCATATCTCAACGCTGCTTACATGATCGCGATGGCCTCCTACATGGGCACGATTGTTGCAGGTATTTTCCTCGGCTACCTAGTTCAACGCTTAGTACCGACTCAACAAGAAATTCAAGACTATAAGAAGGGACGGGTAAGGGTAACTGGGAGATCTAATAGACTGGTCATACTGGCATTAATAGCCTTATTCCTGGTTAACTCTGCACATATAGCCTACCTCGACTATCAAACTAACTCTTCAATAATTTACACTTTCAAAGCAGGAAACTCCAACCTAGCTCTCTACAGTGACTCATGGTACAAGATCGTGGAGACTTTGAGAAACGATCTTCCAGTAGACGCGGTGGTGATTTCTTGGTGGGACTATGGATACGGGATCAGCGTCGACGGGGGTAGAGCATCCGTTGCGGATGGTTCCACATTGAACTTCACTCAAATAGGCATACTAGGACTCCTCCTCACCTCCGTAAATACTTCAGAGGCTGCTAGTCTCGCAAAGCTCTTCAACACAACTCCCGGTAAAACATACGTTCTAGTTTTAGAACTATTCGCCATATACGAGGATAATGAAACAGTAATTATCTGGCCCGTTTTATTCCCGAACTCTAGCATGCCGGGAGGCATAGATATACCTAAGAGCATATGGATGATAAGGATCGGTAACGCCACTGTGGACGCTCTTAAATCCCAGGGAATCAATGTTTCTTATAGAGTTACTTCTGACTATCTTGTGTTAATCGGAAACCAGTTTATCAGCCCAATGTTCAATCAACCAGACAGGCTTCCTCTCATCTATAGGATGATGGTTGATGGTATGTTGTATTGGGGCATGATGAAGAATAAGTCATCAATATTCGCGTGGTACGGTGGTTCAACATCACCGCTTAGCACTGCAACCGTGAGCAGGATTAGGGAATTGGTAGGGATAGATGTCACTCTTGGAGTAAACAACCCGGTGATTGTTAAAATCCAGGAAAGACCGCTTGCCAACGATACGTTTTTCAAACCGTACGCGATTATCGCTGAACCATTCTATGATCCGAAGACCGGCGAGCTGGTAAAGGTTGGTGTAAGAAACCCTGACAACCCGTATGAAACCTTTGACGGTGTACTATACAGTGTGGGAATAATCTACGAGATTACAAGCATTCCTTAAATAATATCCCATGGTTTTTAAAGAGTTTCCCTGCTATAAGATTTCTGGTGTAGTGAAGTGTTTAGAGCAAAGCCAAGGGATCCTTTGAGGAACGCTATAGAAACGCTTTACAAAGTCAGACTCCTTGGCAACAGGCTTGAGAGCCTTATTGACCGAATTACTGAGCGTAGAAATGCCTTGTTTGAGAGAATGGTGGAGTTGCAATCTAGAAATGAGAAATACTTGTCGAAGAAATATGCTGAGGAGATAGCCCGTCTAGACAAGCTAGCATCTCGTTTAACGACTATCAGGCTAGTGGTTGAGAAGATCGATCTATCACTACAGTATGCGATTAATATGCGAGAGTTTAACGATCTGTCTAAGGAGTTGACGGGTCTTGTTAACGAATTGAAGAGGCTTCCAGAGTCTAACCTGCCCGAGCTAAACATGATTATGATGGGATTGGAAGAGTCTGTCCGTGAAATGGCTGAAGTTAGTCACGGTGGTGGAGGAGGCATAAGCTTCAACGTTGATGGGAGTTCTCAGGATGTGAGAAGGATTCTCGAGGAAGCACGCGAGGTTATGAAGAAGAAACTGGAGGTCGACTTAACAGTTTAGAGTTGAAGGGTATATTTTCTTTCCTCTCTGATCGGGACAAACCTAACATTGTAAGGTTTAAGCGACTCGATAATGTCCTGTGTTATCCTTTTATAAAGGTCTTCAGGTAGAACTATAAGGTATTCGTTGAAACTCCTGTTAAGCATTGACGAGCCTATAGCGTATGCAAGGCTCTTATATTGGGAAGACATGTCGACCCCTGGGTCTATTACCCATACTCCGGTTTTACTCTCATCCCTCGTTGCAATAATGTCCGGCTGTAGTGCCTTAGCATACTTGTTTTCAGTTGCTTCGTATCCAAGCCTTTCCAACTCCTCCAAGACTTCGTTCAAAACCTGCTTTCTCGTCGCGGAAACTCTTTGGATACCGGTGAACTTATCCAACTCTCCGTGCTCCTCGGGGTTATACAATGTGTATCTTCCACGGTCCAGCCTGAACAGGAACAGTTTATCAGGATCCTTGTATTTGTCCTTGCTACTGCTGTTAACTGTCACGAGATCTATTTCAAAGTCAAGACTCATTTCAGACCTGGTAGGGTCTTTTTCATGGGCTTTTGAAGCTAATTCTTTCCGGGTGAAGGTTATTTTGCCCATCCTGTACAGCTCTTCTGCAACTTCTTTCAACAAGGCCCAGTTAGGTTTCTTATTAAAGCTTTCCGTAGATTCCAACTAGTCATCCCCTTACTGCTTATCTCGTTTTTAATTATGACTCTACAATACTTATTAACTCATCCGCTAGGGATCTGATCGCTTTAGCGGCTTCCCCATCCTTGTAGGCAAGAATATACGGGACTCCCTGATCAATTGCATCGTTGATAGAAGGATCTATCGGTATTTTAGCCAGTAGCCTTGTGCCAAACTTGCCGGCTAACTGTTCACCCGTTGATTTTCCGAGGACCTGAGAGATTCTACCGCAGTGTGGACACTTGTAATAGCTCAGGTTTTCAACAATCCCGAGTAGCCTAATATTGTTCTTTGCGGCAAAATTGATTGCCTTGGAAACTATGGTTTCAGAGAGCATGTTGGGGGCTGTTACTATGATAGCTCCAGTTATGGAAGGTATTGATTGCGTAATCGTTATAATTGCGTCTCCTGTTCCCGGGGGCAAGTCAACTATGAGATAGTCACCTGAGCCCCATTTCACCTTGCTTAGAAGATCGAGGATTGCTCGCGATACCAGAGGCCCCCTCCACACGACCGGTAGGTCTGGGGAATCCAGCATTAGATTAACAGCCACGACTTTTACTCCAAGAGGGCCTTCCACGGGTAAAATATTGCCTTCCTCATCAGCGTAGTGCCTTGTTCCATGCAACCCTAGGATGGATGGGATGGAGGATCCATGAATGTCTGCGTCGAGAATTGCCACGGTTCTCGCTTTCTCTGCGAGAGCTAGGGAAAGCATTGATGAGATGAAAGTTTTTCCCACTCCTCCCTTACCGCTTAAAACAAGTATTTTATATTTGAAATTCCTAAGTTTCTTCTCCACATCCTGGGTGAGGTTGAATGTTGGTTTAAAAGGAATTTTCTTATCGTTACTCATCTTGACCGCCCACCTTTTCGTTGACGATTATCCTGATTATTCCTTATATATGTATATCAATGTTATAATGGATTGGGGTTTGAGAATGACGTGTAGTAAAGCCCCTGGCAAAATCGTATTGTTTGGGGAACATTTCGTCGTGAAAGGGGCCCCTGCAATAGGTTTCGCGGTTTCAAAGTATGCCAAAGTTTGTGTTGAAGACGGCAGTCTCAACATTATCTCAAAGCAAACGGGCAGAGTAGAGCAGGATTCGCTGCTTTACAGGGCTGTTAAAAGACTGATTACAAAAGTGAATTCTATTTTCGAGTGTAGCGAAGATGTCAAAATACTAATTGACTCCGAAATCCCTATAGGAAGCGGCATGGGTTCCTCAGCCGCTTTAAGTGTGGCACTTGCCCACGCTTATTTGACTCATTGTAACGTGGATTTTGACAAGAAGCTTGTTAACGAGATAGCATACGAGGCTGAAAAAGAGGTTCATTCGAAACCCAGCGGAATAGACAACACGTTAGCGACATTCGGAGGCTTTCTCAAGTACAGGTCTGGGGTTTTCGAGAAACTTGAAGTTAGGCTTGGAGAAGAGGTTTACTTTTTAGTAGTGAATACAAATCTAAGAAGGCAAACCGGTAAAATTGTTGAAGAAGTATTGAAGCTTTATGAAAAATATCCCGAAATACTTGAGAATGTATACAATGCCGCGTCCGCCTTAGTCGAGAAGGCTTTGAAATCTCTAGAGGAAAGGGATTATGAAAGTATTGGTCGATTAATGTTATTGAATCATGGATTGCTTTGGACTATTGGAGTATCCCACGAAGTCAACGATCTCATAGTTCACAAGCTCGTTGCAAAGGGATGTCTTGGAGCTAAGCTAAGCGGGGCTGGGAAAGGAGGGATAGTGATAGGCCTCGTAAAGGAGTCCCTAGTAGACAAGATCGAAGGGGAGCTGAGAAATGAGGGCTTCGAAGTATTTAGAGTAACCCCGGATTATGAAGGGGTAAGAAATGTTTAATATAATTAAGGGTCAGCTACGAGTTAATTTAATAGGGATGAGGAATATAGTGG
This is a stretch of genomic DNA from Thermosphaera aggregans DSM 11486. It encodes these proteins:
- the arcC gene encoding carbamate kinase; this encodes MNAKKEVIVVALGGNAFQSKGDKGTVEEYWKNAYTSAEFIAKLIGEGYGVVVTHGNGPQVGIIAEWMMAGLKEKNLPPMSLDIAGAMSQGWLGYLLQQALYNKLIEKNLMGKLVKGVVTIVTQTLVDKNDPAFKDPTKYIGPWYEKEEADKLAKEFGWVFKPDPRGGYRRVVPSPDPVKQVEIDAIRKLVNDGFIVIADGGGGIPVYMDDDGKLRGVEAVIDKDLGAERMAAAVGADILLILTDVEKVYLNHGKPDAKPIDQMTASEALKYYKEGHFKPGSMGPKVLAGVRFVQNGGKLAIIAHLSQAYEAIKGSAGTRIVPG
- a CDS encoding radical SAM protein, which codes for MPGYNPLTLSEAVRNAVCRYTITGEERKYYRFRGGKWYGGIATGDVVGCNLRCGFCWSWRFSHVSTGGWFESAESAFQKIYSIAARNKYEYVRLSGGEPTLSKNHLLKIIQLFSETSFTFILETNGLLIGHDPSYAESLAEFSNLVVRISFKGTSGEEFYVLTGADPFFFKLQLKGLENLVESGLKPCTEVYPAVMLSFSTPESYNQLKKEFSKIHPALPSCIDEEYVILYPHVKEVLRKHGLKPKISYTPEGIPDFMI
- a CDS encoding ornithine carbamoyltransferase, whose amino-acid sequence is MGRGKPWFVGLLHGQDWLSNYDHDIDTVLKVLKAARELREMYHNGIRKVTWLDGKMLYLIFYNKSLRTRNSFQTGIYQLGGQATYISPDQVYAPTLPEDMIPYQTEAISDVARVLSRYGDGIAIRIYGDAAKWIIGRGHKIIREFAKWADIPVLNMEDDVWHPFQALADAQAAFDALGWPKDLRGKKVVVSYAYSGGLKPLAVPQDVATMFAMMGADVYVAHPPGFELMDEAMNKAKEYAKHWGSEFKIVYDMDEAFEGATIVYPKAWSPKGFFPPYNSVVDKEGAKAYQDKFKNWIVTRERLEKAGKPYYMHCGPADRGQEVTDEVLDSYEKSLYFEEAENRLHVQKAVMAMTLGE
- a CDS encoding DUF711 family protein, with the protein product MEDLVVRAVTYFSSARRLDDAYNELVKAEALLNSVEKYLSEQGYSVFTKRLSFPGLNPQLAEKIVEYSASSSLIVSVGYQRIGALSPETAVYLTGNGLYVPILYSGENPLEFAEKACKIISKAAEQNPVNATRIALGFHSRDFTTPYYPDSSSTSRVRIALAFLYPKALINEMVKLGDIQAAFEKMFARIHHVTNLVEKHVGIPVKIDYSLSPWMENSVAELFEKLGYSLLQPGSNYGIGLINKLIRKYMDKEKAVGFNEVMLPYAEDSLLIKYGSEKLLKARDFLRFASTCVAGVDMVVIPNEKQNLEKLILDTYSLRLVKKKPLAFRAIPVPGSPGESVELGKFGRPVILEY
- the argF gene encoding ornithine carbamoyltransferase is translated as MVSSLKGRDFLTLTEYTREELWFMLETAAQLKQRYLSGERIIPVLQGRHLAMIFEKPSTRTRLSFETAMKELGGDAIYLSSSELQLARGETIEDTARVLSRYVDGIMARVYEHYKIEKLAEYASVPVINGLSDLHHPAQALSDVLTIIEKKGKDISKLKIVFVGDGGDNVLHSLMLAVGILGGRVIIASPKGYEPHPSVVKLFNEHAVPNGGSYEVLRDPYQAVENADVVYTDVWVSMGQDKERERRIKDLEPYRVTVELMSKAKSDAIFMHCLPAHRGEEVVNEVIDGKWSVVWDQAENRKHAQKAILALLIP
- a CDS encoding STT3 domain-containing protein, giving the protein MKINRVIIRLNTILTSKPILPKILVLVLMSAIIGYGLFVRFTPFYLNGFEFFEYDSYIEYWQAKYVFEKGILSWYSLTRENPDTHIFWYPWGRDIIYTSYPLLPMWIGGTYLLIQYTGLSLKEWAVLQPLIFTLLGLIAAYLAATQLSGGNRFAGLLTSFLLAFLPAANDRTLIGFVEKEGVSIFFIFMFLFFYGKTVSSLKQSFGKKTILYSVLTALFLGFVGWLWGGYIFLLGSVTAYFIISPLFLGKEFDEKFIKTNILIIGLSMVFTAPSPSIFGQLGFYPLRLSGIGWPILGSCLIPMLYYYLGVQHKRLGLRKPLLSKTRYFMLLVLLVVGGSIAITTGVLGFAGRWAWALGLRFIPADPLVQSIAEHQSPLSSAGTLFQMLRSWGVDPAFPWSILFPVAPLFLSIIGGLYMILYKQTPETLFVAILFFLSFYSYLNAAYMIAMASYMGTIVAGIFLGYLVQRLVPTQQEIQDYKKGRVRVTGRSNRLVILALIALFLVNSAHIAYLDYQTNSSIIYTFKAGNSNLALYSDSWYKIVETLRNDLPVDAVVISWWDYGYGISVDGGRASVADGSTLNFTQIGILGLLLTSVNTSEAASLAKLFNTTPGKTYVLVLELFAIYEDNETVIIWPVLFPNSSMPGGIDIPKSIWMIRIGNATVDALKSQGINVSYRVTSDYLVLIGNQFISPMFNQPDRLPLIYRMMVDGMLYWGMMKNKSSIFAWYGGSTSPLSTATVSRIRELVGIDVTLGVNNPVIVKIQERPLANDTFFKPYAIIAEPFYDPKTGELVKVGVRNPDNPYETFDGVLYSVGIIYEITSIP
- a CDS encoding DUF7669 domain-containing protein; this encodes MESTESFNKKPNWALLKEVAEELYRMGKITFTRKELASKAHEKDPTRSEMSLDFEIDLVTVNSSSKDKYKDPDKLFLFRLDRGRYTLYNPEEHGELDKFTGIQRVSATRKQVLNEVLEELERLGYEATENKYAKALQPDIIATRDESKTGVWVIDPGVDMSSQYKSLAYAIGSSMLNRSFNEYLIVLPEDLYKRITQDIIESLKPYNVRFVPIREERKYTLQL
- a CDS encoding Mrp/NBP35 family ATP-binding protein, whose product is MSNDKKIPFKPTFNLTQDVEKKLRNFKYKILVLSGKGGVGKTFISSMLSLALAEKARTVAILDADIHGSSIPSILGLHGTRHYADEEGNILPVEGPLGVKVVAVNLMLDSPDLPVVWRGPLVSRAILDLLSKVKWGSGDYLIVDLPPGTGDAIITITQSIPSITGAIIVTAPNMLSETIVSKAINFAAKNNIRLLGIVENLSYYKCPHCGRISQVLGKSTGEQLAGKFGTRLLAKIPIDPSINDAIDQGVPYILAYKDGEAAKAIRSLADELISIVES
- the mvk gene encoding mevalonate kinase; amino-acid sequence: MTCSKAPGKIVLFGEHFVVKGAPAIGFAVSKYAKVCVEDGSLNIISKQTGRVEQDSLLYRAVKRLITKVNSIFECSEDVKILIDSEIPIGSGMGSSAALSVALAHAYLTHCNVDFDKKLVNEIAYEAEKEVHSKPSGIDNTLATFGGFLKYRSGVFEKLEVRLGEEVYFLVVNTNLRRQTGKIVEEVLKLYEKYPEILENVYNAASALVEKALKSLEERDYESIGRLMLLNHGLLWTIGVSHEVNDLIVHKLVAKGCLGAKLSGAGKGGIVIGLVKESLVDKIEGELRNEGFEVFRVTPDYEGVRNV